CGCACAACCTCTTTGTTTCCGCAAGCAGCGAGACATCGCCCTCAGTCCAAATGACTTCAGCCTTGGGGTTGACGACGCGTAGTTCCTCGATGAAAGCGCGCGACCGCTCTTCAGAGCTCTTGCGTCCAATCAGGTAGATTCTGACGCTGGAACCGGTTGCGACGAGGGCTTTCACTGTGAGCTTGCCGATGCCTGACGTGCcgccgacaaagacggcaACGCTTGGGGCTGTGACATCGTTGATGAGAGAGTTGGAGGCTTTGATTTCAGTGTAGGAAACCATTTTGAGAGGTGAGGAGTTGTGTCCGACGTATCCGAGGGAGTTGCAAAAGGGGACAGGTTGAGGGGAGCTGAGAACATGGGTCGTCGAGTAATTTGGCTGAAGGATTCTAGGCGCCAGCCCCCTTTCGCGTTCGGGGTTAGCCAATCACATGGCGTTTTTGTTGGTGCATCGTGTCAAGGTAAACATTTCCAAGACGGCGCAGAATAGGGAAAATGATGTAACTAACCCTAAAACTCACAGATAAATTCAATTGAAATAGAGGGTCATGTAAGGGGGAAAATTGACACATACCGGCCTCTGCGTAGATCACGATTTCTGATGTGTTGATGCGGCCACAGTTTGAACGAAACGTTTCTTATAATCACCACCCCGTCTATTGGCTATCTCTTTTCTAATTGTCTACTCTATTACACTCAGAAAACTCCTCCGATATGAAGTCTCACTCCTAAAACTCGGCGTCAATTTGAATGGTATAACTCTTCTCCGTCTGCTTGACCACCGTAACCTCGACTCCCCAGCCAGGAACCTTGTACGAGCTTACTCCACCGGGAGCCAGGGACAGCGTTCCATCATTCTTGTCATAAACACTATCAGTACCACAACCGCCTGATCCGGGGGTCACATCCAGAACGCGGACAGGACCATAGCCTGACTTGACCGAGGTGTCGACCGTGTAGAGCAGGACACCTGGGGCGCAGACGCCTGAGTCAAGACCCTCGGGGATGCGGGCCTCGGCGACAAGTGCTGAGGTTTggttgacggcgacgacaacGGCCTTGATTTCATTGTCGGAAGTTTTGAGCTCTAGCGGTGTAAGAGTGTGCTCAGTAGTTCCTCGCTCCGAAACACAGTCGATGGACTCGTCGTTGAGCCAACCCAGGCGCCACTTGTCCCAGGCGAAGAAGTCAGGGCCAACACCAGAGACGTCACCCATGGCACTCCAGCCACCGACGTAGTAACCCAGGCCGAGATCTTCGAACGGGTAGAAGTCGGCCAAGCACATGGTGTGGCCCGTCTCATGAGCCAACGCAATCCAGCTTTTCGGACCCCATGTTGTAAATGCGTCAGTCGCAACGGTGACGGTCTTCCTGGCGACGTAATCACCCTGTCTGGTGTTGGCTCGTGTAACAAAGGTGATGGATCGAGAGATTCCTCTGCCACCGGCGCTGTTAACGGGAACAACATAGAGGACGTCCGACTCGGGGGGTGGAGGGCGAGTGCCTTTGGCGGTATAGGCGTCGAGGGCATCCTGGATGTAGTCCTGGTGTTCTGCCCATGTGAGACCTCGCTCCCAGCCATAAGATGCAGCAGATGTAGGCATGCGGTAGAATTTCGACAGATCAGCCGTGACATTGAAAGACAGGGCCCCTTGAGAGGCCTGCTTGTACCATTCGGTGGTTTGGGGAACCACTGCATCGTAGAGCGATTGGGGGGTTTCGCCTTGAGCGGGTTCGGCATCTGAAAAGTCGACAAACATCATGAAGCCGTTGAGAGTTCCGGTGCTTGGGGCACAGTCGCCATTGTAGTTGAAGCCGACACTCAGATCCACGTTGTCAACGGCAGCCAGCTTGCAGGCGGTTTTCGATTTGGGGGGTTCAGGTTTGCAGGCGGCAGCGCTGGCTACAGCAGGCCAGAGAatggaaagaaaaagagccTTCATGATGAGCAAGTTTGGCtgggaagaggatgagagaTGGTGAGTGAAGGGAGAACAGTTCTAGAGCTTGTACACTGGGGCATCCTTTATATCCTCCTCATTCTGCAGCCCACCAGGCTCATCGTGCACCGCCAACTGGGCGTTTTACCAGCATCACCAATTAATCGAGATTCACCAACTGCAAAGCATCAATTGAATCGCCTGCGCGTTTCAGCTCGGGCAACCACTGTCAGCGGGCGTCAGCGGACTTCGGGGTCCATGTCAGCGGGCCGGTCGCCTTCCCCGTATCGGGCTTTAATTTCACCAGCCACTCGGCGTCCTTGAGGGCTATGCCATGCTTCCTTGATTGGTTGGTATGGGGCTCAGTATAGGGTCTGCATGCATTGTTGTGGAGTCGCGATGTCGTTTAGGCTTGTCGGCTACCATTTGTCGTTTCTGATTGGCATTTGACAATGCCTATTTTCGCAATCTCCGAGTGGTTCATGGGCTTCACCCAACTCAGAGCAGTGTTTAGTGAAGCCGGTGTGCAACTTCGAAACTGAGTAAACGGCAAATACGGGGAAATCCGATCACAAagatgccaccaaggctGCTACTTCGCCTGCATTCTCTTGTGCAGAGGTTTTTGGAGAGTGGGACAGTTGCTAGCCCGCTATTATCTCGTGAGACTGCGTTTTATAGTCTCTTACTGGGAGAATCCCTTCCATGATTTTAGTCTGATAGAGTTGATATGCACCGTTGTGCTAAAGCAAGCCCTCAACGAGAATGAGTGTTTGTGGATGTTTAGCTTGCCTACCCTATAACGTCATACACGTCAAAGCGGGCTGCCACCTCTCATTGTTGCTTTAATAACATGCCTAACAAGGAGTTAAAATTCCCGAGAATAGTGACATCTACTTATCTGAATATTTCATGAAGAAAGGCAGATTCATAAGCCCTCAAACCGGCCATTAGTTCATTGTGCTTTGTGCCCCGTTGCGTGATGCCTGGAAAGCTCTGATGTTCGATATGGTACGAGTGATTATGACTAACAGGAATGTGAAAAGGGAGGGGCATTGTTTATAGGCCAAGACTAAAATTAAAGCGTGTAGGTTGGAGGAAGCAAGTGTAAACTGGTGATTCAGGGTGATTGATAAGAACCCGCAGCCCAGTACGGGCTCTTTACCGTCATCAAGCCGCTATCGGTTCGTGCTTTATCGGCCTCACGGCATATTCCCACCATTCGGTTCCGTCGTCATCAACTTTAGCGAGGCGGCCAATTTCATCAAACTTTTTGTTCAAAGCGACGGTGTCTACACATCGACGATGGAGACAAAAGTCACAGCTTTTCTCTGCCATTGGTTGTGGTAAAGGTTTGTATCCTACTAGACGGCAGTCGAGTTCAAAGATTGTCTGAGCTTTGTATTTGCATATCCAATGGGTATGGTCCTTTCGTGTTTTCTTGGCTATAATGATGATGGATTCTTGAGTTGTGTAGAATCACCTCAGGGCTAGAATGGTTTGACAGATTGTgtctctttgtcttggcGCTAATATAAAAGATGGCTGCGGCatagtttttatattactCTCAGGACTATGAATCAAAGCTCATCTTTAAATCTTAGTGACTGTGACATGGCAAGTATCCATTTGCATCTCGAACTCCGTCGAATCACTAAAGTCAAGTGGGTGTTGTGACAGACGCTGCTCGGTAACTCATCCGTACTGAGACCGTGACCAGCAGGTTCTGAAGCTATCAAATCAAAGATCAATATGGCGCTGGTAAGTTTAATATTCAGTCACTACTTGACGCCGATGTTTCTGCTCGCCAAAGCACAGCCCTTTTTGGCGCGTTGTAGTTGTTACCTAGCGTCATCTTTCCGCTCTCGGAGACGAGATATGTACTACCACTATGTCAACACCCGTGACTGCAAGGAAGATACAAGTACAACTCGAGAAATCAACAAGGGGAATGTGATATTAAACGGGCAGAGCATAAGCCCTACCCCATGAGGAACAACCGCAAACTGGTTGATGTGGAGTATGTTGAGCAGCTAGCTGACACGGGCTTCAAGAAATGAGTTATTTGGCTACCAGACGCCAAGTCGGAGTGACTGACGCGCTGCACAATCGGAGCTGTGCTCCTTGCCTCCGAGCTCAGCTTAAAGATTGGTGATCTTttcttcaacaaggccgtTCCCCGCTCTGATCAAGACACTTTAGCTAACTGTGGAACATGGACCCCCACAATTCACGGTAGGCAACGATGTGGTGTGTGACCCTCCTCGCGTTTCCTACGAATCACCAACAAGCAATGACTTGTGTGCAAGTTGCAAATTGATATCCTCATTCCTGTTTTGTGACCGTGCAGAATCCTTCGTCTGTGCcgagaaaaggccaaggaagcAGGATGGTTGTGATTGATAAGATGCATCTCAGCTCCAAGACTTTTGGCGCGGATCCTTTTCGACGCTATCCAATCAGACCCGCACAGGGAGAAAAGATGATTCGGTGGCTTGAATAAGCATAAAATAGAGCTCATCTGACCTCCATAATTGTGAAGGCTGGCTGAAAAGCGGGATGGGATATGCTCTTATGCCGTACTTTGGTCTCGGCCCGAGTAGGGGTTTTGCGTGGCAGTTATCCTTTATCATACACTTTGGTGTCCGAGATCGGGAGAAGAGCTGTGAAGGTGTTGAAATTTAGCAATGCCAATGTTGGTGGCCTAAGAGTGGCGTCCATATCTGCAATGTGATTACTTGGAACCAACAGCAGCTGAATGTCTAGCTTGTTGGTTGTTGTCTTCCCAAACCCACTCTTACACGTATGCAACGGGTAATTGCTTACCTGGGGGCTTTCAGTGTGACAGAACAACGTCTTTAACAGACATGTTGCCCCCTGACGTAAGGCTGTACTCCCTAGCCACCGAtccttcttcccctccaCTTATCAATCTCGTCGATCCCTTTGCCAGATCCTTCTGTTTCTCATACCTTTACCTGCATACTCAATTACGAGGGGGCAGATGCTGCTTTCTGACACATATACCTAAGGACTCTTCCCGACTTGTTCCCCCTACAGGAGTCAACATGGGATCCATTCGTCGTGAGACCACaatggatgacgacgagaaaCACAAAAATCACGCTGATGAGCGCCCACCGACCAATGACGACGGAACATCATCGAATGAGGATGCtcttgatggtgtcaagggtatcgaagccatctccaagactTGGACAAAGACCTCATTGGCCGTCGCCTATGGAAGGTATGTGTAGCGCGCCTAATTGACATCCCCTGGAGTTGAATTCTAGGGGGACTTAAGCTAGTCATGGGGTATCTGACTTGATGTCTGCAGTTTGCTGCTCATGGCTTTCATCACATCATTGGAGGGTCAAGTCACGGGCTctgtcctcatcttcgtGACCAGTTCATTCCAAAGTCACTCACTGGTCTCGACCATCGGCGTGGTTCAAGCTGTCATTCTTGGTATGCATTTGTCTGTTAGCGATATACTTTTATGGCTAATGAAAGGGCATAGCTGTGGTCAAGCCGCCAATGGCCAAGATTGCTGACGTCTTTGGCCGAATGGAAGCCTTCTGTGTTTCCATCGCCCTTTATACTCTGGGTTATATACAAATGGCGGCGTCAGACAATGTGGAGACGTTTGCCTCGGCTCAAATCTTTTATGCGGCGGGGAGTACCGGTCTGTTGATCTTGCAGCAGGTCTTTATCGCGGATACTACCGACTTGACATGGCGTGCCCTCTTCTCAACTCTTCCTGACCTGCCATTTCTCGTCACGACATGGATCGGTGAGCGCATTGGTACTGGTATCAGGAATAGCTCTGGCAGTTGGAGATGGGCCTACGGCATGTGGGCCATCCTCCTTCCAGTGTCGTTTCTAcctctcctcatctccctcttcctcaacggCCGCcgagccaagaagctgggccTTGCTCCCGAGTCCCGCACCACGATGAAAGGAAGTCCTGGACAGATTCTCTTGAATCTATGGAGAGACATGGATATCGGTGGGATTCTCCTCCTGGCAGCTGGATTCTCCTTGATCCTCGTCCCGTGCACCATCGCCGCCAAAGTGTCCAATGGCTGGAGCAACAAGagcatcatcgccatggtAGCATTGGGTGCTGTTTTTGTCGTCATCTATCCGTTCTGGGAGATGAGCACTCGCCTGGGCAAGAAATATGGTGTTCAGGGGACGTTTGGGAAGATTCTCGCCAATATGGCGCCTTACCCTTTGACGCCTCTGCATTTGCTCAAATCTCGGACCTTCAGCGCTGGCTGTGTGCTGATTACCTTTTATTTCAGTAAGCCCCTTCTCATCTTCACGAAGGATGTTTCATAGTTGACGGCTTGCCAGTGGCATTCTATCTCTCAGTTCAACCATATTTCTACTCGTACCTACTTGTCGTCTGGGACCTCGACACACAGTCAGCTACCTACATTGTCCAGATTTTCAGCTTTTCGGGCACTGTGTCGTCTCTCATTGTCTCATTCCTCATCAAATTTACAAATCGATACAAGTGGTTTGTGGTCGCAGGATCCTGCCTGTACATCCTGGGCATGGGACTCATGATGAAGTACCGCACCCAAGACGCCTCCCTGTCCGCTATCATTGGGACTCAGATCTGTATCGGTTTTGGCGGGGGTATGCTCAACGTGCCAGCTCAACTCGGTGTACAGGCCAGCGCTGGACATCAAAACCTTGGATCCGCCACGGCCATCTTCCTCACCCTTATCAGTATTGGTTCCGCTATTGGCTCTGCCATCAGTGGCGCTGTCTGGGGTCGCAATATTCCTGCCAAGCTAACTGCCTATCTTCCCGAAGAGGCGAAGCAAAACGCGACGATGATATTTGACGACATCAACGTGGCCTTGTCATATCCCATGAATGGCCCCGAACGCATGGCCATCAACCGCGGCTACCAGGAGACTATGAGCACTCTACTCACCATTGCGGTGTGCGTTTGTGTCCCGGTTCTCATTTGTGGCTTTTTAATGAGTGATTACCAcctcgatgagatggaaCAAGGCGTCACCGGAAGAGTCATTGGTGGAGAGATCGGCGAAGACAGGATGAAGGCCCAGGGGAGCAAAAAGGGAAGCCCGTATAACCCAGCGAATTGGTTCAAGCGCCGCGAAAACAGACAGGTGGAACAGACAGGAAGTTCATCTGCGGTGGATACGAGAACCTAGTATATGGTTTGGATGTGATGATTATGggttagcattgggatatgatgatatgatgtgttgacaatgGGTTCTTTATTAttgttgaagcccggccctagatgggttaactgagccagaagatcgaaACCTTAGACTTTCACCAAAGTGATCAATAGCCCATTCGCCAGATTCGGCATCCGAAGGTTTCCCCGGTGGTGATGATCAAGAACTATAGATGAAACATTCCCTTTAGCCGTAATGAAAGGAACCATGCAACCTGCGTCATACCCGCCCCGGCTATTCTACACATTGCCGGAACTGGTACTTCGTTACTACCCCGAAGACCGAGGGGTCACGTAACACACCTACGGAGGGTCGATACTCTCACGGACCTTGGAAATGATATCTCCATTGAGGGGCTACTCACGTTGTCGCCAGACCACGGCTTTGTCCTTCGGCAGCGAGGAATTATGGCGCTCTAGTGTCGAGAACTAATCTCGTGCCACGCCGCTTCTAATGAGGTTGACAACAAAGACACAGAAGCTACACCAGATTGGTTCTCAATCCAGGTCTATATTGGTAGCTGCCCTTCCAATGGCCCCTTTGGAAGCTGTCATCCGGGACAATAAGGCAGAAGCTATTCAACCGGCCACATGCTTACATGCATACAGTAACAGAGACTATCACGTCACTTAATCGCCACGTCCATGAAGAAACATCATTCTCTAGAATGGCCATTTCAATCAAAGAATGAATCAAGAAATCAAAACAAATCAGAGCGTAGTGCCATTGACTATTCAGCAGCAACATTGAAGGATGCTTCCTCTGCTTGGACACTCAAGCGCCCCTCTTTGGACCAACGACTCAGCATATCGGGCTCCAGGACATGAATACGCCTCTTCATTCAACAGTAAGGCAGCAGTGGATTTGAACAACTGCCAGGGATAAACCCTTGCTTTACCTGCGGCAAATCTGACTCAAAAATCTGAGCGGATGGATCCAGAATACGGTCGATGATGTGAACGATGCCCTGGAGAGAATCAGCGGCATGTTTAAGAAGTCTCGCAGAGGGAAACTTACATTGGTGACGGGGAGGTTTCCTTCTGTGACTGTGGCAACACTGTTGAGGACGAGATCCTCATTGACCGTCTTTGCACTGACATATAGGTACGTGCTGGTTTGAAGTCGGATAGTGTTCGAGTTAAAGTCGGACGTCTTGAGCTTCGCGTTTGGGACGTAATGATGTTGGATCAAGTTTCCGAGCCACCATTTTcccttggccgtcttggcaAAAGTCTCGAAGTACTCTccg
This window of the Fusarium keratoplasticum isolate Fu6.1 chromosome 3, whole genome shotgun sequence genome carries:
- a CDS encoding MFS domain-containing protein — translated: MDDDEKHKNHADERPPTNDDGTSSNEDALDGVKGIEAISKTWTKTSLAVAYGSLLLMAFITSLEGQVTGSVLIFVTSSFQSHSLVSTIGVVQAVILAVVKPPMAKIADVFGRMEAFCVSIALYTLGYIQMAASDNVETFASAQIFYAAGSTGLLILQQVFIADTTDLTWRALFSTLPDLPFLVTTWIGERIGTGIRNSSGSWRWAYGMWAILLPVSFLPLLISLFLNGRRAKKLGLAPESRTTMKGSPGQILLNLWRDMDIGGILLLAAGFSLILVPCTIAAKVSNGWSNKSIIAMVALGAVFVVIYPFWEMSTRLGKKYGVQGTFGKILANMAPYPLTPLHLLKSRTFSAGCVLITFYFMAFYLSVQPYFYSYLLVVWDLDTQSATYIVQIFSFSGTVSSLIVSFLIKFTNRYKWFVVAGSCLYILGMGLMMKYRTQDASLSAIIGTQICIGFGGGMLNVPAQLGVQASAGHQNLGSATAIFLTLISIGSAIGSAISGAVWGRNIPAKLTAYLPEEAKQNATMIFDDINVALSYPMNGPERMAINRGYQETMSTLLTIAVCVCVPVLICGFLMSDYHLDEMEQGVTGRVIGGEIGEDRMKAQGSKKGSPYNPANWFKRRENRQVEQTGSSSAVDTRT
- a CDS encoding FAS1 domain-containing protein — translated: MRFYSVFLSALAASTSLCEVIDRQPLTFAPVPEDTYVVPASDTLLDFIQSREDLSILSSTLDQLGGFVQALNTSATWQYTFFAPSNKAFNNTGEYFETFAKTAKGKWWLGNLIQHHYVPNAKLKTSDFNSNTIRLQTSTYLYVSAKTVNEDLVLNSVATVTEGNLPVTNGIVHIIDRILDPSAQIFESDLPQVKQGFIPGSCSNPLLPYC